CGGCGGGCAGGAACTGGACGAACTCGTCCACATGGCCGATCTGGAGCCACGAGGTGTCCAGCAGCAGCGGGTTCTGCATGCCCTGCGACGCCAGCAGCGTCCGCATCTCCTTGGCCGGCTTCTCGCCGCTGTCCTTCCGCTCGCCCATGATGATGCGCCCGGCGGGGTAGGACCGGCCGCCGTTCTCGTAGGGAGGGATGGTCTCCAGGTTGCCCATGGAGTCCAGGCCCGAGTCCCAGGCCCTGCGGCTCTGCTCGACCTGCACCGCGCCGACGTCGCGACCACGCAGCTTCTCGAACACCTGGCGGCCCGCCGTACGGTTCGGCTGCGCCGAGCGGATCATGACCCGCATGCTCTGCGGCTTGCCGCCGGGGCCGGCCATGGAGACGTATCCGGGTTCCAGGAAGTCCTGCGCCCAGATGTCGTCGGCCTTCGAGGTGAACTTCACCAGCGGTGCGGTGATGCCCGCCTGCTTGACCTGGGTCTCCAAGTCCTTGACGAACTTCCGCTGGGCGATTTCGTCCGGATTGCTGCCGCGCAGCTCGGTGACCAGGACCTGCTGCGCCTGCTGGAGATGGTGCTGCGTGAGCAGCGGGGCGGCGTGCAGGGTGACGCGGTCGGTGGTGGTCATGGCGCCGCCGCCGGGGCTGACGTTCAGTTCGACGACCGCGGTGCCGTCCCACACCGCCCGGTCACGTATGACGTCGGTGCCCTCCATGCCGAGCTCCACCCCGGCGCGCAGTTCGGCGGCGGACAGCCGGGTCGTCGGTGTGACGACGGCCCAGCCGGTGGCGCGCTTGACGAAGAGCCGCGTGTACTTCGCGCCGGTGCCGACGACCTTGACCGTGCCGGTGGCGCTGCCGCCCAGCCCGGGCATCGGCACGGTACGCAGGCGGGCCAGGTCGGCGGCGTCCGCCGTGCCGTTGACCTTGGTGTCGGCGGCGTCGTTGCACTTGGCCAGCATGGCGTCGGACAGCGGCTTGCCGTCTGCGCCGGTGGACTTGCACCGCTTGGTGTCGTCGTCGATGTTGGGAAGGAAGACCGCCCCACGCCCGGTGGTCCAGCTGTCCTCACCGGCCCTGTCCATGCTGCCGCGGGTGACGTCCACGCGGCCGTCGCGGTTGACGTCCGCGCGCAGGTCCGCCCGGACGATCGGTTTCGCGGCGAAGGCGGGAGCCACGGGAGCCAGCGTCACGCCCGCCAGCGTGATGGCCAGGACGGTCCGTACCGCAACAGTCTTACGCAACCTGCGTGTCCTTCTCGTTGATGAGTCCGGGTCAGGTCGCCCAGAGTCAATTGATCTTGAGGTTTGCGTGGAAGAAGAGGCCCGACCGGGCACGGAGGTTGCGTCGTCGAGAGCGAGTACGAAACGAGTACGAAGCGAGCAGGGCGGGGGAATCCGCGTTGCGGCGGTCCCGCCGGGGCGCTAGCGTCGCGGCCATGACTGCCGGGTCGGCCGTGGGCCGTGAGCGAGTTGGGTGCCCGGCCTCTGAGTGAGGCGGGGGCGGGCCAGAGGTCCGCCGGTTCTTCTGTTCTCCCAGGTAC
The Streptomyces sp. CGMCC 4.7035 DNA segment above includes these coding regions:
- a CDS encoding protein-arginine deiminase domain-containing protein encodes the protein MRKTVAVRTVLAITLAGVTLAPVAPAFAAKPIVRADLRADVNRDGRVDVTRGSMDRAGEDSWTTGRGAVFLPNIDDDTKRCKSTGADGKPLSDAMLAKCNDAADTKVNGTADAADLARLRTVPMPGLGGSATGTVKVVGTGAKYTRLFVKRATGWAVVTPTTRLSAAELRAGVELGMEGTDVIRDRAVWDGTAVVELNVSPGGGAMTTTDRVTLHAAPLLTQHHLQQAQQVLVTELRGSNPDEIAQRKFVKDLETQVKQAGITAPLVKFTSKADDIWAQDFLEPGYVSMAGPGGKPQSMRVMIRSAQPNRTAGRQVFEKLRGRDVGAVQVEQSRRAWDSGLDSMGNLETIPPYENGGRSYPAGRIIMGERKDSGEKPAKEMRTLLASQGMQNPLLLDTSWLQIGHVDEFVQFLPADTPRGWRIAVADPDAGMKLLKDAKAAGHGATKMFSFKGTGYLPAPKETINQVLANDHTRADNALAARHIAANLEILKRETGITDAEVVRVPALFTSQNDVEGGDFAGAARLTRLGTSVDGPAAAQYGRQQDLTTAVEDTATVAYIPGAVNGVVLGKDRYLAPKQWGPVIDGKDIFTEAVDAAYGKAGMQVSYIDDYETYHYGRGEVHCGTNTLRDTSAPWWKR